A window of Solanum stenotomum isolate F172 chromosome 3, ASM1918654v1, whole genome shotgun sequence contains these coding sequences:
- the LOC125858250 gene encoding uncharacterized protein LOC125858250 codes for MKFKAFLTDNGVSLLDKRFLPALEKMGKICHLYLTRDHIYFLHNLLNGDGIQCIAQFRKEALFDEYRLSSQNDDRISFAIDLSLLHRALHSIISIYTEFSASDSGVPGGNSAPNHIQIKLVKKLPPHSQQPMPFLTFETKGYKSAVIQDVPISKPLSRSDVLELQAALDMAQDLPQTLIQVPDMHQLQNFVEKMKNVGDVLSVSISKYGDLHLQVSTSLITLGAEFRKLSVIGEQAQSPTDDQNLSAQSRTRIALQRGDAMTVQVSVKHFFKSLQCHAAKPDCAFYGIAQQGACLTVVFQFFIPGTHQTDKAISLHCRLPVLDPGAS; via the coding sequence ATGAAGTTCAAGGCGTTTCTAACGGACAATGGTGTCAGCCTCTTGGACAAGAGGTTCCTGCCAGCCCTTGAAAAAATGGGAAAGATCTGTCACCTCTATCTTACGAGAGACCACATATACTTCCTTCATAACCTCCTTAATGGTGATGGCATACAATGCATTGCTCAATTCCGTAAAGAAGCACTCTTTGATGAGTATCGCCTCTCTAGCCAAAATGATGATCGGATTTCTTTTGCTATTGATCTCTCTCTTCTGCATCGTGCCCTTCATAGCATCATTAGTATTTACACTGAGTTCAGTGCCAGTGACAGTGGAGTTCCTGGTGGAAACAGCGCCCCTAACCACATCCAAATCAAGCTGGTAAAAAAACTCCCTCCTCATTCTCAACAACCAATGCCTTTTCTCACTTTTGAGACGAAAGGTTACAAGTCTGCCGTTATTCAAGATGTGCCCATCTCTAAGCCGTTGTCAAGGTCTGATGTACTTGAATTACAAGCAGCCCTTGATATGGCCCAAGATTTGCCTCAGACCCTTATACAAGTCCCAGACATGCACCAGTTACAGAACTTtgtggaaaaaatgaaaaatgtcggTGACGTCCTTAGTGTTTCTATTAGCAAGTATGGTGATCTCCATCTGCAAGTTTCTACTAGCCTAATCACACTTGGTGCTGAGTTCCGGAAGCTGTCAGTTATAGGAGAACAAGCACAAAGTCCAACAGATGATCAAAATTTGAGTGCTCAGTCAAGGACAAGAATAGCCCTTCAGAGAGGAGATGCAATGACAGTGCAAGTGAGTGTAAAACATTTCTTCAAGAGTCTTCAGTGTCATGCAGCCAAACCAGATTGTGCTTTCTATGGGATCGCTCAGCAGGGTGCTTGCTTAACAGTCGTATTTCAATTCTTCATCCCAGGCACACATCAAACTGATAAGGCAATCAGTCTACATTGCCGGCTCCCCGTCCTTGATCCTGGAGCTAGTTGA
- the LOC125858241 gene encoding protein FAR1-RELATED SEQUENCE 6 isoform X1, translating into MIDQLIIKVMEEASVDSEQDVTGQGSGRFQEIESDDENNEKIESDELFVQNGRQIEANGLDDQNCVTDDGQKEFVAPAVGMEFESYDDAYNYYNCYAREVGFRVRVKNSWFKRNSREKYGAVLCCSSQGFKRIKDVNRLRKETRTGCPAMMRMRMVDSKRWRVLEVTLEHNHSLGTKAYKSIKKTGAGNKKKLDSNCNAEVQTIKLYRALVIDAGANRNANFSARRCQTSSDFHDKLNLRKGDTQAMYNYFCRMQLTNPNFFYLMDLNDEGQLRNVFWIDARSRAAYAYFVDVIYIDNSYLSNKYEIPLVAFVGTNHHGQSMLLGCGLLAGETKASYVWVFKAWLTCSLGRFPQTIITERCKVLETAINEVFPRSLHRFALSPIMRKVPEKLGGLHNYDVIRKALFKTIYEGLKPFDFEAAWRVMIQRFGVGDHEWLCSLYNDRAKWAPVYLKDTFFAGMATARSNETLTAFFDKYVHKQTPLKEFLDKYELALQKKFKEEALADMESRSSNPELKTRCSFELQLSKVYTREIFKRFQLEVEEMYSCFSTTQLHVDGQVVIFLVKERVLEEGNRREIRDYEVLYNRTAAEVRCICSCFNFYGYLCRHALCVLNFNGVEEIPSKYILSRWKKDYKRLCAPDVESSSTESTEQVQWYSQLYRSALLVVEEGVISLDHYKVALNAFEESLSRVHHIEEKPNKNLL; encoded by the exons ATGATTGATCAGCTAATTATTAaagtg ATGGAAGAAGCTTCTGTTGACAGTGAGCAAGATGTTACTGGGCAAGGCAGTGGGAGATTTCAAGAAATAGAGTCAGATGATGAGAACAATGAGAAAATTGAGTCGGATGAATTGTTTGTTCAAAATGGTAGGCAAATAGAGGCAAATGGTTTAGATGATCAAAATTGTGTTACTGATGATGGGCAGAAGGAATTTGTTGCCCCAGCAGTAGGAATGGAGTTTGAATCGTATGATGATGCTTACAACTACTATAATTGTTATGCCAGGGAGGTTGGTTTTCGTGTTAGAGTAAAAAATTCTTGGTTCAAAAGAAATAGCAGGGAGAAGTATGGTGCAGTACTATGCTGTAGTAGCCAGGGCTTCAAGAGGATTAAAGATGTAAACCGGCTGCGCAAGGAAACTAGAACTGGTTGTCCTGCAATGATGAGGATGAGAATGGTGGATTCCAAAAGATGGAGAGTACTTGAAGTTACTCTTGAACACAATCATTCGTTAGGTACAAAAGCATACAAGTCTATCAAGAAAACAGGTGCTGGAAACAAGAAGAAGTTGGATTCAAACTGTAATGCTGAAGTGCAAACAATCAAGTTATACCGGGCACTAGTGATCGATGCAGGTGCAAATAGGAATGCCAATTTTAGTGCAAGGAGGTGCCAAACTTCATCCGATTTCCACGATAAGCTTAACTTAAGAAAAGGAGACACACAAGCCATGTATAATTATTTCTGCCGCATGCAATTGACAAATCCAAACTTCTTTTACTTGATGGATCTGAATGATGAAGGGCAGTTGAGGAACGTGTTCTGGATTGATGCCAGGTCAAGGGCGGCATATGCTTACTTTGTTGATGTCATCTATATTGATAATTCATATTTGTCCAACAAATATGAGATCCCTCTTGTGGCATTTGTGGGAACAAATCACCATGGTCAGTCAATGTTGCTGGGCTGTGGCCTGCTTGCTGGTGAGACTAAGGCCTCTTATGTTTGGGTGTTTAAAGCTTGGCTCACCTGCTCACTTGGACGTTTCCCTCAAACAATTATTACAGAAAGATGCAAGGTTTTGGAGACTGCAATAAATGAGGTGTTCCCGAGGTCTCTTCATCGTTTTGCTTTATCACCCATCATGAGGAAAGTTCCAGAAAAGTTGGGAGGATTGCATAACTATGATGTTATTCGGAAGGCATTGTTTAAAACAATATATGAGGGTCTAAAGCCATTTGATTTTGAAGCAGCATGGAGAGTTATGATCCAAAGATTTGGAGTGGGTGATCATGAGTGGCTTTGTTCATTGTACAATGACCGAGCTAAATGGGCTCCAGTTTATTTGAAAGATACTTTCTTTGCTGGAATGGCCACTGCCAGATCGAATGAAACATTGACTGCTTTTTTCGATAAATATGTGCACAAGCAAACTCCTCTAAAAGAGTTTCTCGACAAATATGAATTAGCTTTACAGAAAAAGTTCAAGGAAGAAGCTCTTGCAGATATGGAGTCGAGAAGCTCAAACCCTGAACTCAAAACAAGGTGTTCATTTGAGTTGCAGCTTTCAAAAGTGTACACTAGAGAGATCTTTAAAAGATTTCAGTTAGAGGTCGAGGAGAtgtattcttgttttagtacaACACAGTTACATGTTGATGGGCAGGTGGTAATATTTTTGGTGAAAGAGCGTGTTTTGGAAGAGGGAAATAGGAGAGAGATACGGGACTATGAAGTTCTGTACAACAGAACAGCAGCAGAAGTTCGTTGCATTTGTAGCTGCTTCAACTTCTATGGATATTTGTGCAGGCACGCATTGTGTGTGCTGAACTTCAATGGTGTGGAAGAGATCCCCTCAAAGTACATTTTATCACGGTGGAAAAAGGATTACAAGAGGTTATGTGCACCAGATGTTGAATCCAGTTCTACCGAGTCTACTGAACAGGTTCAATGGTATAGCCAGTTGTATAGAAGTGCATTACTAGTTGTGGAAGAAGGAGTGATTTCCCTAGATCATTATAAAGTAGCTCTAAATGCATTTGAAGAGTCTCTGTCCAGAGTTCACCACATTGAagaaaaaccaaataaaaatttgttgtAA
- the LOC125858241 gene encoding protein FAR1-RELATED SEQUENCE 6 isoform X2: MEEASVDSEQDVTGQGSGRFQEIESDDENNEKIESDELFVQNGRQIEANGLDDQNCVTDDGQKEFVAPAVGMEFESYDDAYNYYNCYAREVGFRVRVKNSWFKRNSREKYGAVLCCSSQGFKRIKDVNRLRKETRTGCPAMMRMRMVDSKRWRVLEVTLEHNHSLGTKAYKSIKKTGAGNKKKLDSNCNAEVQTIKLYRALVIDAGANRNANFSARRCQTSSDFHDKLNLRKGDTQAMYNYFCRMQLTNPNFFYLMDLNDEGQLRNVFWIDARSRAAYAYFVDVIYIDNSYLSNKYEIPLVAFVGTNHHGQSMLLGCGLLAGETKASYVWVFKAWLTCSLGRFPQTIITERCKVLETAINEVFPRSLHRFALSPIMRKVPEKLGGLHNYDVIRKALFKTIYEGLKPFDFEAAWRVMIQRFGVGDHEWLCSLYNDRAKWAPVYLKDTFFAGMATARSNETLTAFFDKYVHKQTPLKEFLDKYELALQKKFKEEALADMESRSSNPELKTRCSFELQLSKVYTREIFKRFQLEVEEMYSCFSTTQLHVDGQVVIFLVKERVLEEGNRREIRDYEVLYNRTAAEVRCICSCFNFYGYLCRHALCVLNFNGVEEIPSKYILSRWKKDYKRLCAPDVESSSTESTEQVQWYSQLYRSALLVVEEGVISLDHYKVALNAFEESLSRVHHIEEKPNKNLL; this comes from the coding sequence ATGGAAGAAGCTTCTGTTGACAGTGAGCAAGATGTTACTGGGCAAGGCAGTGGGAGATTTCAAGAAATAGAGTCAGATGATGAGAACAATGAGAAAATTGAGTCGGATGAATTGTTTGTTCAAAATGGTAGGCAAATAGAGGCAAATGGTTTAGATGATCAAAATTGTGTTACTGATGATGGGCAGAAGGAATTTGTTGCCCCAGCAGTAGGAATGGAGTTTGAATCGTATGATGATGCTTACAACTACTATAATTGTTATGCCAGGGAGGTTGGTTTTCGTGTTAGAGTAAAAAATTCTTGGTTCAAAAGAAATAGCAGGGAGAAGTATGGTGCAGTACTATGCTGTAGTAGCCAGGGCTTCAAGAGGATTAAAGATGTAAACCGGCTGCGCAAGGAAACTAGAACTGGTTGTCCTGCAATGATGAGGATGAGAATGGTGGATTCCAAAAGATGGAGAGTACTTGAAGTTACTCTTGAACACAATCATTCGTTAGGTACAAAAGCATACAAGTCTATCAAGAAAACAGGTGCTGGAAACAAGAAGAAGTTGGATTCAAACTGTAATGCTGAAGTGCAAACAATCAAGTTATACCGGGCACTAGTGATCGATGCAGGTGCAAATAGGAATGCCAATTTTAGTGCAAGGAGGTGCCAAACTTCATCCGATTTCCACGATAAGCTTAACTTAAGAAAAGGAGACACACAAGCCATGTATAATTATTTCTGCCGCATGCAATTGACAAATCCAAACTTCTTTTACTTGATGGATCTGAATGATGAAGGGCAGTTGAGGAACGTGTTCTGGATTGATGCCAGGTCAAGGGCGGCATATGCTTACTTTGTTGATGTCATCTATATTGATAATTCATATTTGTCCAACAAATATGAGATCCCTCTTGTGGCATTTGTGGGAACAAATCACCATGGTCAGTCAATGTTGCTGGGCTGTGGCCTGCTTGCTGGTGAGACTAAGGCCTCTTATGTTTGGGTGTTTAAAGCTTGGCTCACCTGCTCACTTGGACGTTTCCCTCAAACAATTATTACAGAAAGATGCAAGGTTTTGGAGACTGCAATAAATGAGGTGTTCCCGAGGTCTCTTCATCGTTTTGCTTTATCACCCATCATGAGGAAAGTTCCAGAAAAGTTGGGAGGATTGCATAACTATGATGTTATTCGGAAGGCATTGTTTAAAACAATATATGAGGGTCTAAAGCCATTTGATTTTGAAGCAGCATGGAGAGTTATGATCCAAAGATTTGGAGTGGGTGATCATGAGTGGCTTTGTTCATTGTACAATGACCGAGCTAAATGGGCTCCAGTTTATTTGAAAGATACTTTCTTTGCTGGAATGGCCACTGCCAGATCGAATGAAACATTGACTGCTTTTTTCGATAAATATGTGCACAAGCAAACTCCTCTAAAAGAGTTTCTCGACAAATATGAATTAGCTTTACAGAAAAAGTTCAAGGAAGAAGCTCTTGCAGATATGGAGTCGAGAAGCTCAAACCCTGAACTCAAAACAAGGTGTTCATTTGAGTTGCAGCTTTCAAAAGTGTACACTAGAGAGATCTTTAAAAGATTTCAGTTAGAGGTCGAGGAGAtgtattcttgttttagtacaACACAGTTACATGTTGATGGGCAGGTGGTAATATTTTTGGTGAAAGAGCGTGTTTTGGAAGAGGGAAATAGGAGAGAGATACGGGACTATGAAGTTCTGTACAACAGAACAGCAGCAGAAGTTCGTTGCATTTGTAGCTGCTTCAACTTCTATGGATATTTGTGCAGGCACGCATTGTGTGTGCTGAACTTCAATGGTGTGGAAGAGATCCCCTCAAAGTACATTTTATCACGGTGGAAAAAGGATTACAAGAGGTTATGTGCACCAGATGTTGAATCCAGTTCTACCGAGTCTACTGAACAGGTTCAATGGTATAGCCAGTTGTATAGAAGTGCATTACTAGTTGTGGAAGAAGGAGTGATTTCCCTAGATCATTATAAAGTAGCTCTAAATGCATTTGAAGAGTCTCTGTCCAGAGTTCACCACATTGAagaaaaaccaaataaaaatttgttgtAA
- the LOC125858248 gene encoding formamidopyrimidine-DNA glycosylase isoform X1, with amino-acid sequence MPELPEVEAARRAIEDNCIGKKIVKAIIADDPKVIDGVSPVDFKASLEGKTIVAANRKGKNMWIELDSPPFPTFQFGMAGAIYIKGVAVTKYKRSAVKDDDEWPSKYSKVFLELDDGLELSFTDKRRFARVRSLEDPVSVPPISELGPDALLEPMTVDEFYKALSKKKIGIKALLLDQSFISGIGNWIADEVLYQARIHPMQSASSISKEDCATLLKCINEVIKKAVEVGADSSQYPTNWIFHSREKKPGKAFVDGKKIEFITAGGRTSAFVPELQKNTGAESAKAAGKRQQVKVQKIKHNDSDSQDEEPEIEETAAGKSKVKQRGTNTKRASTNKKSKESNSDDENDSDESPKKSGKAKQNKSSKGKGGDQKKKTRGTNTAAKRKLEESDDEDDTDDNDASGDDDDSEQDKDQKLSSKTQSKGKMTTKQMAEPRQTRNKPSKKQK; translated from the exons ATGCCAGAGCTTCCAGAGGTAGAGGCAGCTCGAAGAGCCATCGAGGACAACTGCATTGGCAAGAAAATTGTGAAAGCTATCATCGCCGACGATCCCAAGGTCATCGACGGCGTGTCTCCTGTGGATTTCAAGGCATCTCTTGAGGGAAAAACTATCGTAGCTGCAAATCGCAAAGGGAAAAACATGTGGATTGAGCTCGATTCCCCTCCTTTTCCTACTTTCCAGTTCG GAATGGCGGGTGCTATATATATCAAGGGAGTTGcagttacaaaatataaacg GTCTGCGGTAAAAGATGATGATGAGTGGCCTTCCAAGTATTCAAAGGTTTTCCTTGAG TTGGATGATGGTCTGGAGCTTTCATTTACGGATAAGAGGCGGTTTGCCAGGGTTCGCTCATTGGAGGAT CCGGTTTCTGTTCCTCCAATATCTGAGCTTGGTCCTGATGCGCTGTTGGAGCCGATGACTGTAGACGAGTTCTATAAAGCTTTGAGTAAGAAGAAGATTGGCATTAAGGCTTTACTACTTGACCAG AGTTTTATTTCAGGAATTGGCAACTGGATTGCAGATGAAGTGTTATATCAG GCAAGAATCCATCCTATGCAGTCTGCTTCAAGCATATCCAAAGAGGACTGTGCAACATTGCTGAAGTGCATCAACGAG GTCATCAAAAAAGCTGTGGAAGTTGGGGCAGATAGTAGTCAGTATCCTACTAATTGGATTTTCCATTCCCGGGAAAAGAAACCTGGCAAAGCCTTTGTTGATG GGAAGAAAATAGAATTCATCACGGCAGGTGGCAGG ACATCAGCCTTTGTTCCAGAGCTACAAAAGAATACGGGGGCTGAATCTGCAAAAGCGGCAGGTAAACGGCAACAGGTCAAAGTTCAGAAAATCAAGCATAACGATAGTGATAGTCAAGATGAAGAGCCAGAAATTGAAGAGACAGCAGCGGGGAAGTCAAAGGTGAAGCAGCGTGGGACAAATACTAAGAGAGCTTCTACTAACAAGAAGTCAAAGGAAAGCAACAGTGACGATGAAAATGATAGTGATGAATCTCCAAAGAAATCTggaaaagcaaaacaaaacaaaagctcCAAGGGAAAAGGTGGTgatcaaaagaagaaaactagAGGAACAAATACGGCTGCAAAAAGAAAACTAGAGGAAAGTGATGATGAGGATGACACCGACGATAATGATGCTAGTGGGGATGATGATGATAGTGAACAGGACAAGGATCAAAAGCTTTCTAGTAAAACACAATCAAAGGGGAAGATGACCACCAAGCAAATGGCTGAACCAAGGCAGACTAGGAACAAGCCGTCCAAGAAGCAGAAATAA
- the LOC125858248 gene encoding formamidopyrimidine-DNA glycosylase isoform X2, with protein MPELPEVEAARRAIEDNCIGKKIVKAIIADDPKVIDGVSPVDFKASLEGKTIVAANRKGKNMWIELDSPPFPTFQFGMAGAIYIKGVAVTKYKRSAVKDDDEWPSKYSKVFLELDDGLELSFTDKRRFARVRSLEDPVSVPPISELGPDALLEPMTVDEFYKALSKKKIGIKALLLDQSFISGIGNWIADEVLYQARIHPMQSASSISKEDCATLLKCINEVTEFAVEVDADCSRFPSEWLFHYRWGKKPGKVNGKKIEFITAGGRTSAFVPELQKNTGAESAKAAGKRQQVKVQKIKHNDSDSQDEEPEIEETAAGKSKVKQRGTNTKRASTNKKSKESNSDDENDSDESPKKSGKAKQNKSSKGKGGDQKKKTRGTNTAAKRKLEESDDEDDTDDNDASGDDDDSEQDKDQKLSSKTQSKGKMTTKQMAEPRQTRNKPSKKQK; from the exons ATGCCAGAGCTTCCAGAGGTAGAGGCAGCTCGAAGAGCCATCGAGGACAACTGCATTGGCAAGAAAATTGTGAAAGCTATCATCGCCGACGATCCCAAGGTCATCGACGGCGTGTCTCCTGTGGATTTCAAGGCATCTCTTGAGGGAAAAACTATCGTAGCTGCAAATCGCAAAGGGAAAAACATGTGGATTGAGCTCGATTCCCCTCCTTTTCCTACTTTCCAGTTCG GAATGGCGGGTGCTATATATATCAAGGGAGTTGcagttacaaaatataaacg GTCTGCGGTAAAAGATGATGATGAGTGGCCTTCCAAGTATTCAAAGGTTTTCCTTGAG TTGGATGATGGTCTGGAGCTTTCATTTACGGATAAGAGGCGGTTTGCCAGGGTTCGCTCATTGGAGGAT CCGGTTTCTGTTCCTCCAATATCTGAGCTTGGTCCTGATGCGCTGTTGGAGCCGATGACTGTAGACGAGTTCTATAAAGCTTTGAGTAAGAAGAAGATTGGCATTAAGGCTTTACTACTTGACCAG AGTTTTATTTCAGGAATTGGCAACTGGATTGCAGATGAAGTGTTATATCAG GCAAGAATCCATCCTATGCAGTCTGCTTCAAGCATATCCAAAGAGGACTGTGCAACATTGCTGAAGTGCATCAACGAG GTTACAGAATTTGCAGTTGAAGTGGATGCTGATTGCAGCCGCTTCCCTTCTGAATGGTTGTTTCATTACCGATGGGGCAAAAAGCCTGGAAAAGTTAATG GGAAGAAAATAGAATTCATCACGGCAGGTGGCAGG ACATCAGCCTTTGTTCCAGAGCTACAAAAGAATACGGGGGCTGAATCTGCAAAAGCGGCAGGTAAACGGCAACAGGTCAAAGTTCAGAAAATCAAGCATAACGATAGTGATAGTCAAGATGAAGAGCCAGAAATTGAAGAGACAGCAGCGGGGAAGTCAAAGGTGAAGCAGCGTGGGACAAATACTAAGAGAGCTTCTACTAACAAGAAGTCAAAGGAAAGCAACAGTGACGATGAAAATGATAGTGATGAATCTCCAAAGAAATCTggaaaagcaaaacaaaacaaaagctcCAAGGGAAAAGGTGGTgatcaaaagaagaaaactagAGGAACAAATACGGCTGCAAAAAGAAAACTAGAGGAAAGTGATGATGAGGATGACACCGACGATAATGATGCTAGTGGGGATGATGATGATAGTGAACAGGACAAGGATCAAAAGCTTTCTAGTAAAACACAATCAAAGGGGAAGATGACCACCAAGCAAATGGCTGAACCAAGGCAGACTAGGAACAAGCCGTCCAAGAAGCAGAAATAA
- the LOC125858248 gene encoding formamidopyrimidine-DNA glycosylase isoform X3: MPELPEVEAARRAIEDNCIGKKIVKAIIADDPKVIDGVSPVDFKASLEGKTIVAANRKGKNMWIELDSPPFPTFQFGMAGAIYIKGVAVTKYKRSAVKDDDEWPSKYSKVFLELDDGLELSFTDKRRFARVRSLEDPVSVPPISELGPDALLEPMTVDEFYKALSKKKIGIKALLLDQSFISGIGNWIADEVLYQARIHPMQSASSISKEDCATLLKCINENLQLKWMLIAAASLLNGCFITDGAKSLEKLMGRK, from the exons ATGCCAGAGCTTCCAGAGGTAGAGGCAGCTCGAAGAGCCATCGAGGACAACTGCATTGGCAAGAAAATTGTGAAAGCTATCATCGCCGACGATCCCAAGGTCATCGACGGCGTGTCTCCTGTGGATTTCAAGGCATCTCTTGAGGGAAAAACTATCGTAGCTGCAAATCGCAAAGGGAAAAACATGTGGATTGAGCTCGATTCCCCTCCTTTTCCTACTTTCCAGTTCG GAATGGCGGGTGCTATATATATCAAGGGAGTTGcagttacaaaatataaacg GTCTGCGGTAAAAGATGATGATGAGTGGCCTTCCAAGTATTCAAAGGTTTTCCTTGAG TTGGATGATGGTCTGGAGCTTTCATTTACGGATAAGAGGCGGTTTGCCAGGGTTCGCTCATTGGAGGAT CCGGTTTCTGTTCCTCCAATATCTGAGCTTGGTCCTGATGCGCTGTTGGAGCCGATGACTGTAGACGAGTTCTATAAAGCTTTGAGTAAGAAGAAGATTGGCATTAAGGCTTTACTACTTGACCAG AGTTTTATTTCAGGAATTGGCAACTGGATTGCAGATGAAGTGTTATATCAG GCAAGAATCCATCCTATGCAGTCTGCTTCAAGCATATCCAAAGAGGACTGTGCAACATTGCTGAAGTGCATCAACGAG AATTTGCAGTTGAAGTGGATGCTGATTGCAGCCGCTTCCCTTCTGAATGGTTGTTTCATTACCGATGGGGCAAAAAGCCTGGAAAAGTTAATG GGAAGAAAATAG